TTCTACGATCAAATCTAATTCAATTCTCCGCCATTTTTATCTTACtacttctattttattttatttaattaattaataatttaatttaatactatCCTCACTTGGTCAATTCAATTGTTACTTACTTAAacccttttctttctttttttttgaatcaagtTAATTAAATCCTTAATACTACTAGTTTTACTATAATACTAGTAGTACTAGtattactatttttcttttttaatataattgtatgtcattataaaaaacaaataataattgtatGTCTTTATTCTACAATTacattatatttaaatttcattattattagcACTTATTAGCAACAAATCTGCAAATGtaattttgtttcttatttacttgtaattttatatataaaaaaaatatatattaatcgttattttatctattatacTATGTTTTGAGATATCTATTATACTATgttaaaaatgtcaaaaatcGGATGTCATGACTGGGATTTGAAATTCGACTCATTGACTTTTGTGTGAGTTTCCAATAgctatttataaaatatatgatACCACCAATCAATCATGCCTTGTGAAaatattttgtccaaaaaaaaaatgaatattgtcCAACCAATGATGTTTTTAATGTGCATAGTTCTTTCAAGGCAAAGGGTAGATACAGGAAAACATTTTTCTCTTGTTATCATCATTTAACTTCTCAGTCAAGTAGGATACAACAAAGAATCCCAAaattatactccctctggtcccatatatgatatatatatatatatataggcaaaaaaaaaaaatatatcagattcattgaataaccgatgtatttggttcaatgaacctaaaaaaaagGAATTTTGTCTATATgtgagaccggagggagtaagatACAGATTACACAGTACATGTCTAACATATGACCATTATGGCAATGACAGTGTCTCAGCTACATTCTCAGAGACTGAATTTCTTTGGTTGAAATGTTCAGACAATGGTCAAGCTCTTTCCGATACATATAACCatataggaatataaatatGTTCAAAAGAGTTACATCACTTTATATACAAGTTTACTTATCCTTTAAAATTAAACCTACTTTGCAGGGTTACATCACTAAtccttttttttctctccaTAAACGATCCTTCACGCACACAGTCTCCGAAATCGCTAGCCAGTATACTCAAGAACTGCACTGATTCATTGTTTTCCACTGTCACAAAATCGATTCACATTCTGCTTGCAGAAGATTTGCCCAGCGTAATGCCGAATGaaagttttttctaaatttgaacCAATATACCACAATGCAGGAGTATAGTGTAGAAGTGGTGAAGCAAAAACATCAAGGGGGTCCAGCTTCGGCCTTCAGTTGTAGATCTGAAACATCGATAGAACTCTCTATAATGTCAATGCAGGATCCTACCGAACTTCCCATAGACATGGCCTCAGCAAGCTTAGCTCGAGCTGCTTCATGCCGACGCAAGAGTAAGACTGTATTTAGCACAGACCATCTAACTTGAGAATCCGCCTTCTTCTGTGTAAAGCCTAGCCCATTGAGCAAAGAATCTAACTATACACAATTTAGAAAATTATATTCATCAATGTCAATAAGTCATTACCCTGTGAACATTCAATTTGTCGACTTGTTGTGACAAAACATAGCAAGTTACAAACCTTTCTTATGTCATCCAAACCTCCTTCAGAAACTCCATATATAAGATACTCGGTGCATACCCCAGCCAAAGCTATACATGAAAATTTGTTCAATGTCTAATAACAACATAAAACAAAGGATTTGTCAGATAATCAATCTTCATAATCTGCACATCATCGATTAAAGCAAAAGAAGCGTTGAAAATTACATGTTTGTAAGACAGAAACATACCGTAGATGATACTTTCCCTGCATTAACCTGCATGACACGAAATGCACTAACAATCAACATATATAGTTGTCAACTAACAGCAGTTCATAGTCTACTCGATAAGCAAAATGTTTAAAGCGGGTTGAAACAGGTATTCTATCAATTACATAAATGTTATGGAGTCAGTCGACCAAAATAGACACGAAAAGACATGGTCTCTTGCTGCTAAATTGTAACAACGGTCAAAGCCATGTTACTAGGACAGGCATTAATTCATGCAAACGACACATCCCAAGTGGATACTCTTTCTCTCTTTCTAGTACCTTGAAAGTAAaatgcattaaattaaatatatggaGCAAATAAAGAAACCAACTTCTTCGAGGAACTCAAAATCGACAAAGGCTGTGCCTGCTTGAATATTGAAAGAACCCTCCTTCATCAGACCATCCAAACTAGAAATTGTATATCCTTTAGGAAGTATTCCAACCAGATAAGCAATTAAGAAATGCCCAGCTTCATGctgcaaaattaaattttgttctaGTTACATGATGGAAgttatatgaaataaaattattgcAAGTACTAGCAATAAAATGAATCTGACTTGAATAACCCGGTTGTGGTATTTCTGACTGAACTTGTGACCAATTGTATCAACAACCAAGCTACTAAGACCTCCACCGAAAGAGACCTGCAAACATTCAATTTGACGAGCATAGTTAAGAAAAAAACTTCCTTCACAGTCAAATTGTAGCATGTCGCCGAAAAAACATGGATGTAACGGGACTTTAACTAACAGCTAACGATGATTGATAAATAAACTTGGTCATAATTTTCATAGTGCAGTGAATCTTAAATACTAACAAAGTAACAAggttgttttatgataaaaagaCAGTATACAGGGATGTTAAAAACGAGAAATTAACAAGTTCACTTCATTCGCGTAGTGTGTGTTTTGATATAGTGAAATGAATGCAGTAAATTACAGTCCAGGTGCAAGTAGAAATAAATACCAAGTCAAAAGTCCATAGAAACAGCAATCCCAAGGATATATAGAAGATTTGTTGTTGGGAAATTCCAAAGACATTGGAAGCAGCAAACCCTCCAACAATGGCAACAATCAACAAGTTCCTCTCAATTGAACCAAGAGTTGTATCCACAGGTGATAGTAGAGACATAGCTTCAATTCCATTTAGCTTCAATTCATCCAATGTATAAAGCCTTTGAGGAACCTAAACATCCATAAATGAAACAAACCACAATCCTTAATCTTTCAAATATACTCCTCCTAATCCTAACTAACTTGATATATCTCAAAGTTTTCAAATTCCCTCGGAACAGATGTAAAATGATGATTATTAGTGTCTGTCtgtcactttaattaattaattaacgaaCCTGTCTAGCTGTGCCGAAACAACGAAGCCCCCCATTGGGGTTTCCTTGTAAATCCTTGACAAGTGCAAGAGCAGCTCTATCATCTCCTTTTGTTAACTCTTTGTCTACACTTTCAAGTAATTGTTGCCTACAGCTACTCACTCCAACCTTGTTGACGCATTGGATTCTTCTCAACTTTGCAAGTTTTGGTTGGAAGAGAACCACGCCACCGTGCATCAAAACCAAACCGCTcatttaatcaaattattttattttatttgatgagTAAATAAAACCGCCCATTAATCTGGCTGGCTAGCTAGCTATCATAATATCATTTGATTATTACTTActgtattttgttttccatGCCACACCTCTGAAGGCTGCCGTTGTTGTTTTTCCATTCAATTGGTTCTCTTCTCCaccacataaataaaataagagatataaccatttttttaataaagttaaGGGAGAAGAgatcttttaaaataatttaagggGGGCCAAAGAAATGTTTTAAgtcattatttataaaaattcacaaaatgtcataattattatttaaagaCATCAACAAATGTCATAAGTATTTAAGCGAATCTTGTTTAACATTTACcaaagagtaatttttaaataGGCATAAccctaaatataatttttattcaggtaaacacaaaaaaaatttgaaaaaattaattgaaaagaTGATAAAGTAATACTAAATTATATGACtaaaatattttacaataaaattttttatttgtgtgtgtgcaccaaaataatttttatttggagTTGTAATTATACAAGAATTACTTTTACCAAAAAGATTTAACCATTATTTTTCAACTTTTACCTTAAATATAATCAAAAGATTTTTTACAACTTTGAAGAAATTGATGCAAAGGCATTCTCAAATACCAATGACAGGAGGCATGGCAATagggcggggcggggacgggttttgccctcccaaactcaaacccataaagtttgGGTTTCTCCAAATCCATCCCAAATTTGAgtggggataaaaatgataaccccaaacccatacccaacggggatcgggtatccccatcgggtttcgggtatccccattacgcctctttccacatgaatttagattatattttagtatttttttattaaaaaaaaagttaaatgtccaaaattattttctctcaacaatattttttaaaataaagaatttttttttttgagaaaatggtttgtttaatactaaaattaaaataaaaaataaatatataaacgtaatttaagagattgtttaagcgtttctaatttaaaagaggtgaaatctaattcttattataagcggggcgggttcggggacgggttcgaagtgggtatcaatgtactcATTACCCGCcacaaacccatcttttgaaatcgggaaaAACTCAAatccagtcaactcgggttttccccgtcaaagcgaTTATGGTTTGGGTGGGTACCTGCGGGTATGGGTTTTATTGCCATGCTTAGGAGTTCCTTTAACTTTGTACTTTTTCAGTACTACGTTCTACTAACtcattgtgtgtgtgtgtgtcattACTTGTTTGTGTcattattttcatatttctatCATGCTTAGGACAGGGTCGCCAAAGAATTCAGAAACTATCAAGAATACATAGTGTATAAAATTCTAACAAGTTCAACTTAAGTGAATAAAAGTCAAACTAAATTACCATAAAACTATCAAGAATTCAGAAATTTTGAAGCAAAGAGCAAACACACAATAAGTTAGGTAGAATACATAGTGTATAATCAGTAACTTCTTTTTGCATAATCAATATGTTAGCTAGAATAAGTAGTGCATAATCAGCTCCAATTTCAACAGATGCCTCTAGTAAATCTTTTCGTGACAAATTTTGGACTTGTTAAAGCTTGTCAATTGGATTCAATCTAAATATTGATTTTGTCAGCATACAACCTCAAGTCATTTCTACCACGATCAACCCATCTAATAGCTTATACCATCCCAAGAAACTCAATTATTTGGAATATTGAAATATAAACAGCACTGTATCAATCGGAATATGAATAATATCTAAGCTTGTCAATTGGAATATTGCAACATTTTAGTAAAGGCACACACAGACCAGAAAAGAAATAGAGTAGGGTATGCCTAACAAAAATAGGACAATGTTGCTACAGAAAGGGAAAACCCACAATtctaaagaaaaaataagaaattgcaTCTTTGTTGGAACAAATAGTTTAAAATCATTATAGACATCTGAAATTATAAACCCTAATCAAGATTTTGAACAAAAACTTATCGACGAGaactgaaattttaaatttacttcAGCAAGATAACACAACACATGCAAGAAACGGAAAACCCACAattctaaagaaaaaaaaataagaaattgcaTCTTTGTTGGAACAAATAGTTTAAAATCATTATAGACATCTGAAATTAGAAACCCCTAATCAAGATTCTGAATAAAAACTTATCAACAAGAactgaaatttgaaatttaccCTCAAAGAAGAAAcggttaaccccttcttttgaaATCTAGGAATTTCTCTGAGAATTTGAGTCCATTTTTTGCACCATAATCCGACACCGCCTTGACTAGTAGTTTGTTTTCGTACAGAGAGAGTGTAATGAACTCCCTGGTTTTCTTCGGAGGAGGAGATTCTTTGTTATGTTGTTGTTCTTCAGACATTTTCGTTGTTGTTCTTCAGAAACTTGATAGAGTGAGGAAGAAGAAATCccaattgaaattttttgatgttttgaTCGAGTGAAATTGTGTTTTGAAATTGTGATGTGTTTTTTTGCTAGCCGTGAAGTGAATTCAACTTTTACATAAccctaatattatatattaattcaaTTTGGTGTTTGGGCCCCAAGCCCACTTATAAATAAAGTTATGTGTTACACTTTTCCCACCCTACCAATTATGGGTCGCCCtacaaaattatcaaactaCCCTTATTCTCTACTTAAAGTCGCAGAATTTTTCTCGTGGCTTAAGCAGCAGATGTGTAAAGAAATTTAGATTTCGAATGGTGACACTTATATATACAAGTGACATAAGTCTTTCACTTGTGCATATAGACTTGGTTGCATGTAGGTAGTACTAATGGGACGGGGGAGGCCCTCACATAGTGCAGGGTGTCATAAGGTGTCAcacgtattttttttttacctcaaaaatatttttatatggtaATAgctctcttaaaaaaaaatgatgattcaaaaaaataaaataaaaatttccaacatttttttttatctatttttgttTGCCCAATCTAAAGTGGCTAGGTCTATTTTTcagcaaaataaaataaacagaaAAAGGTTTGTCATGTCTCAAATACAAACATAAATGTGTGGATGTATTTTCTCCTTCTACATCCTACCGCTAGAAGAAATGTTTTTTAAGTAGTtagatgagttttttttttgttattgattaaaatataactattttGTATGTTGGTTGCAAGAATGACTATTGTTTATGTTATTgatattatttacaatttaaatgagTATTATTTAATATTCGGTATTAGGCATCTAATTGCTAATGGAGTACTTTGTCTTAGTTTGCAATCCACTCTTTGTCAGACtaccattaaaatttaaaaaggaGGAGTGCTAGTTGTAACGGCACTTTCTTTCTAACACATATACACTTACTCTCTAATTTGAAGAAACTTGTATTGGTTTATGTTTTGCGGATTAGGCCTAAAAATTCGGGAAATCTTCTTCCCCAAACCGTCGAGCTCGGCTCAAGTGTTGAAGGTCCAAAATCGTTTGTCTCTCGTCAAAGGTCTAAGAAGCGCCCTTGCCTTCCGTAACGGTTGTTGTAAAATTGGACCTAGAATCATcaaaataacaaacaatgtaTAAATTTAAGTAATCAAACAAATAAGAATCGGAATAAAATTAATGGAGTTCATACGACTTATCTTTTTTGAGCATAGTAATTTGATGTCGACAACCGTGAAGTATGcaatgttggaacaaaatgtgttttttttttgtagaaatctCTTAatgttttgatgataacaaagtattaaatggacaATTCTTTGTTATGTTGTTGTTCTTCAGACATTTTCGTTGTTGTTCTTCAGAAACTTGATAGAGTGAGGAAGAAGAAATcccaattgaatttttttgatgTTTTGATCGAGTGAAATTGTGTTTTGAAATTGTAATGTGCGTAaattaagagattgtttaagcgtttctaatttaaaagaggtgaaatctaatttttattataaacggGGCGGGTTCGgtgtgggtatcaatgtacccattacccgccccaaacccatcttttgaaatcggggaaaacccaaactcagtcaactcgggttttccccgtcaaagcgggtatggtttgggtgggtacccgTGGGTATGGattttattg
This genomic interval from Trifolium pratense cultivar HEN17-A07 linkage group LG6, ARS_RC_1.1, whole genome shotgun sequence contains the following:
- the LOC123890862 gene encoding uncharacterized protein LOC123890862 isoform X1; its protein translation is MSGLVLMHGGVVLFQPKLAKLRRIQCVNKVGVSSCRQQLLESVDKELTKGDDRAALALVKDLQGNPNGGLRCFGTARQVPQRLYTLDELKLNGIEAMSLLSPVDTTLGSIERNLLIVAIVGGFAASNVFGISQQQIFYISLGLLFLWTFDLVSFGGGLSSLVVDTIGHKFSQKYHNRVIQHEAGHFLIAYLVGILPKGYTISSLDGLMKEGSFNIQAGTAFVDFEFLEEVNAGKVSSTTLNKFSCIALAGVCTEYLIYGVSEGGLDDIRKLDSLLNGLGFTQKKADSQVRWSVLNTVLLLRRHEAARAKLAEAMSMGSSVGSCIDIIESSIDVSDLQLKAEAGPP
- the LOC123890862 gene encoding uncharacterized protein LOC123890862 isoform X2, giving the protein MSGLVLMHGGVVLFQPKLAKLRRIQCVNKVGVSSCRQQLLESVDKELTKGDDRAALALVKDLQGNPNGGLRCFGTARQVPQRLYTLDELKLNGIEAMSLLSPVDTTLGSIERNLLIVAIVGGFAASNVFGISQQQIFYISLGLLFLWTFDLVSFGGGLSSLVVDTIGHKFSQKYHNRVIQHEAGHFLIAYLVGILPKGYTISSLDGLMKEGSFNIQAGTAFVDFEFLEEVNAGKVSSTTLNKFSCIALAGVCTEYLIYGVSEGGLDDIRKILCSMG